A stretch of the Musa acuminata AAA Group cultivar baxijiao chromosome BXJ2-7, Cavendish_Baxijiao_AAA, whole genome shotgun sequence genome encodes the following:
- the LOC135616066 gene encoding cationic amino acid transporter 1-like gives MGTIATESRGGGGGGAKQRRAGCCCTKDEFLPDESFQSWANYMKALRETGMRLKNRIAARSMDDTEINEVRARSGYEMKRNLSWWDLIWFGIGAVIGAGIFVLTGQEARNAAGPAVILSFVVSGVSSMLSVFCYTEFAVEIPVAGGSFAYLRVELGDFVAFIAAGNILLEYVVSCAAVARSWTSYFATLLNHQPDDFRIHIASLSPDYSRLDPIAVAVIVAICLAAVFSTKATSRFNYVSSIIHLAIIVFIIAAGLSRADPKNLSDFMPFGARGLFSASAVLFFAYVGFDAVSTMAEETKNPAKDIPLGLVGAMCITTLCYCLLAFTLCLMQPYSQIDPNAPFSVAFEAVGMDWAKYIVAFGALKGMTTVLLVSAVGQARYLTHIARTHMVPPWFAQVHATTGTPINATVAMLVATATIALFTELSILSNLLSISTLFIFMLVAVALLVRRYYVSGETSAAERNKLIVCIVLILGSSVGAAGYWAAGVDGWVGYVVAIPVWFLSTGFLWLGVPQAKKPKLWGVPMVPWLPSASIAINIFLLGSIDGLSYMRFSIWTALLLVYYFFLGLHASYDTANAAAAAAAAAAAAAAAAATAEGANRR, from the exons ATGGGGACTATTGCCACTgaaagcagaggaggaggaggaggaggagcgaaaCAGAGGAGGGCGGGCTGCTGCTGCACCAAAGATGAGTTCCTCCCCGATGAATCATTCCAGAGCTGGGCCAACTACATGAAGGCTCTGAGAGAGACCGGAATGCGGCTCAAGAATCGGATCGCCGCCCGGTCCATGGACGACACAGAGATCAACGAGGTTCGAGCTAGGAGCGGATACGAGATGAAGCGGAACCTCTCCTGGTGGGATCTCATCTGGTTCGGCATCGGTGCTGTCATCGGCGCCGGTATCTTCGTCCTCACCGGCCAGGAGGCCCGCAACGCCGCGGGCCCTGCGGTGATCCTCTCCTTCGTCGTCTCCGGCGTCTCCTCCATGCTGTCTGTCTTCTGCTACACCGAGTTCGCGGTGGAGATCCCTGTCGCAG GTGGCTCCTTCGCCTACCTACGCGTCGAGCTGGGCGACTTCGTGGCCTTCATCGCTGCCGGCAACATCCTCCTCGAGTACGTGGTCAGCTGCGCCGCGGTCGCCCGCTCCTGGACGTCCTACTTCGCCACCCTCCTCAACCACCAACCCGACGACTTCCGCATCCACATCGCCTCGCTCTCCCCCGACTACAGCCGCCTCGACCCCATCGCCGTCGCCGTTATCGTCGCCATCTGCCTCGCCGCGGTCTTCTCTACCAAGGCCACCTCTCGGTTCAACTACGTGTCCTCCATCATCCACCTGGCCATCATCGTCTTCATCATCGCCGCCGGCCTCTCCAGGGCCGACCCCAAGAACCTCTCCGACTTCATGCCCTTCGGCGCTCGTGGGCTCTTCTCGGCCTCCGCCGTGCTCTTCTTCGCCTACGTCGGCTTCGACGCGGTGTCCACCATGGCGGAAGAGACCAAGAACCCCGCCAAGGACATCCCGCTCGGCCTCGTCGGTGCGATGTGCATCACCACCCTCTGCTACTGCCTCCTGGCGTTCACCCTTTGCCTCATGCAGCCGTACTCGCAGATCGACCCCAACGCGCCCTTCTCGGTCGCGTTCGAGGCCGTCGGTATGGACTGGGCCAAGTACATCGTCGCCTTCGGCGCACTCAAAGGCATGACGACCGTCCTGCTGGTGTCGGCCGTCGGCCAAGCTCGGTACCTCACCCACATCGCTCGCACGCACATGGTGCCGCCATGGTTCGCTCAAGTCCACGCCACCACCGGCACTCCCATCAACGCCACCGTCGCCATGCTCGTAGCCACAGCGACCATCGCCCTCTTTACCGAGCTCAGCATCCTCTCCAATCTCCTCTCCATCTCGACGCTCTTCATCTTCATGCTGGTGGCGGTGGCTCTCCTCGTCCGGCGATACTACGTCAGCGGCGAAACCTCCGCGGCCGAGCGGAACAAGCTGATAGTTTGCATCGTGCTCATCCTGGGCTCCTCGGTGGGGGCTGCCGGGTACTGGGCGGCGGGTGTCGACGGGTGGGTGGGGTACGTGGTGGCGATACCCGTATGGTTTCTCTCGACGGGGTTCCTGTGGCTGGGGGTGCCACAGGCGAAGAAGCCGAAGCTGTGGGGGGTGCCGATGGTGCCGTGGTTACCGTCGGCGTCCATCGCCATCAATATCTTCCTGCTAGGCTCGATCGACGGGCTGTCGTATATGAGGTTTAGCATATGGACGGCGCTGCTGCTCGTCTACTATTTCTTTTTGGGGCTGCATGCATCATATGACACCGCcaacgctgccgctgccgctgccgctgccgccgccgccgccgccgccgccgctgccactgcGGAAGGTGCAAACCGTAGGTAG